The following are from one region of the Paenibacillus sp. KS-LC4 genome:
- the tsaB gene encoding tRNA (adenosine(37)-N6)-threonylcarbamoyltransferase complex dimerization subunit type 1 TsaB, whose translation MVEHAQQPILAFDTSTAALAAAVIQGDRILGEIQSFAERNHSVYIITHLKQLLEDCGVSRDALGGIAVGGGPGSYTGMRIAVTAAKTLAWAWDKPLVALSSLEAIAYGACERFKKTDALIPSVLHQIQSADPNMNKGAVWFIPIMDARRGQVYTASFSYAYGEQWERQAADGIRLMRDWVDQLLEQVQKQANDVAKIYITGDLKLHEVEAQRLVEGCAVAGVEVGLFPYELEGRAIAELGRKRLLEGDTDDLHTLAPNYTQLHEAEVKLQEKEAALKAAKEAEELAAQSASLVSVINADVDAARVKDAES comes from the coding sequence ATGGTTGAACATGCGCAGCAGCCCATATTAGCATTTGATACCTCGACGGCTGCCCTTGCGGCAGCTGTTATTCAAGGTGATCGGATTTTAGGTGAAATTCAATCCTTTGCGGAGCGCAATCACTCCGTTTATATTATTACGCATTTAAAGCAGCTGCTTGAGGATTGCGGTGTAAGCAGGGATGCGCTTGGCGGCATCGCTGTAGGCGGTGGCCCAGGCTCTTACACGGGCATGCGAATTGCAGTAACGGCTGCTAAGACGCTTGCTTGGGCCTGGGATAAGCCGTTAGTAGCGCTGTCCAGCCTTGAAGCGATTGCTTACGGGGCATGTGAGCGATTTAAAAAAACGGATGCTCTGATTCCATCAGTGCTGCATCAAATTCAGTCGGCTGATCCTAATATGAACAAGGGTGCAGTATGGTTCATTCCTATCATGGATGCAAGGCGCGGCCAAGTATATACGGCAAGCTTCTCCTATGCATATGGCGAGCAATGGGAACGCCAGGCGGCGGATGGAATCAGGCTGATGCGGGATTGGGTCGATCAGTTACTGGAGCAGGTTCAGAAGCAGGCTAACGATGTTGCTAAAATTTACATCACTGGCGATCTTAAGCTACATGAGGTGGAGGCGCAGCGGCTTGTGGAAGGCTGTGCAGTAGCAGGTGTAGAGGTTGGTCTGTTTCCTTATGAGCTGGAGGGCCGTGCGATAGCTGAGCTGGGGCGGAAACGGCTGCTTGAAGGCGATACAGATGACCTCCATACGCTTGCGCCCAACTACACGCAACTGCATGAGGCGGAAGTTAAGCTGCAAGAAAAAGAGGCTGCCCTAAAGGCTGCAAAGGAAGCGGAAGAGCTGGCCGCTCAATCGGCTTCTCTAGTGTCTGTCATTAATGCCGATGTGGACGCGGCTCGAGTAAAGGATGCGGAGTCATGA
- the tsaE gene encoding tRNA (adenosine(37)-N6)-threonylcarbamoyltransferase complex ATPase subunit type 1 TsaE, translated as MMQTAIGEAQWRASSTKDTEALATLIASWAKPGTLLALDGDLGAGKTAFSQFFAKAIGVQGIVNSPTFTIIKEYEGAEMPFYHMDVYRVSLEEADELGLDDYFYGSGVTIVEWASLIEELLPEERLELYLEHMGGEQRLIRLKGIGEAYAGWCQLLNDREVGKQNG; from the coding sequence ATGATGCAGACAGCGATTGGAGAGGCACAGTGGAGGGCGAGCAGCACGAAGGATACGGAAGCGCTCGCGACGCTTATTGCCTCATGGGCAAAGCCTGGCACGCTGCTGGCGCTTGACGGCGATCTTGGTGCTGGGAAAACGGCGTTTTCACAGTTTTTTGCCAAAGCGATTGGCGTGCAGGGTATAGTGAATAGTCCTACTTTTACGATTATCAAAGAATATGAAGGCGCAGAAATGCCCTTTTATCATATGGATGTTTATCGTGTTTCTCTTGAAGAAGCGGACGAGCTGGGGCTTGACGACTATTTTTATGGCAGCGGCGTGACGATAGTGGAATGGGCAAGCTTGATCGAAGAGCTATTGCCTGAGGAGCGTTTAGAGCTGTATTTGGAGCATATGGGCGGCGAGCAGCGGTTAATTCGGCTGAAAGGCATCGGAGAAGCCTACGCAGGCTGGTGTCAGTTATTGAATGACAGGGAAGTAGGGAAGCAAAATGGTTGA
- a CDS encoding thiamine-phosphate kinase → MDEFASISHWTAGRQPAHWQQQRGVTLGIGDDTAIIAPAEMADELEGPLELLMAVDTMVETVHFNAYTMTDEDIGYKALAANVSDIAAMGGLPRHALVSVSVPAAYGPERIARIYDGLYACAADYGVAIVGGDTTSSPQHLVVAVTVTGAVEAGRALRRSGAKPGDAVVLTGAVGLSAAGLHLLLARKQARQQQEQAVSEAREAAEADDASGMKSAGDMQTVSAVGAYTNAEHEEERGAAVLIAAHCRPAPSVRAGRLLLERGSCHSLNDVSDGLASEAWEIAEASRCCLVLKEDLLPRSGSMAAYAADVGLDPLEWMLYGGEDYVLLGTMEAADVQAAREAFRAEGLPFYMVGEVRQGAPSVELELSLPAKATNVGGAAAKRMPLAKRGYNHFKI, encoded by the coding sequence TTGGATGAGTTTGCAAGCATCAGCCATTGGACGGCGGGCAGACAGCCGGCACATTGGCAGCAGCAAAGAGGCGTGACGCTCGGTATTGGCGATGATACGGCCATTATTGCTCCTGCGGAGATGGCCGATGAGCTGGAAGGCCCATTGGAGCTGCTGATGGCCGTCGACACGATGGTGGAGACGGTGCACTTTAATGCTTATACGATGACGGATGAGGATATCGGATATAAGGCGCTTGCCGCGAACGTAAGCGATATCGCGGCAATGGGCGGTTTGCCGCGGCATGCGCTCGTGTCTGTGAGCGTGCCGGCGGCATATGGGCCGGAGCGAATAGCCCGGATCTATGATGGGCTTTATGCGTGCGCCGCGGATTACGGCGTCGCGATTGTTGGCGGCGATACGACCTCTTCGCCGCAGCACTTGGTTGTTGCGGTGACGGTGACGGGAGCCGTCGAAGCTGGGCGGGCTTTGCGCCGCTCCGGGGCGAAGCCCGGAGACGCGGTTGTGCTGACCGGAGCCGTCGGTCTGTCGGCGGCAGGCCTGCATTTGCTGCTCGCGCGAAAGCAGGCGCGGCAGCAGCAAGAGCAGGCGGTGAGCGAAGCAAGGGAAGCGGCCGAAGCTGATGATGCCAGCGGGATGAAATCTGCTGGAGATATGCAAACAGTAAGCGCTGTGGGAGCGTACACTAATGCAGAGCATGAAGAGGAACGCGGAGCGGCAGTGCTTATAGCGGCTCATTGCCGCCCAGCGCCTTCCGTGCGAGCGGGACGTTTGCTGCTAGAGCGTGGCAGCTGCCATTCCCTTAATGATGTGAGCGATGGACTAGCCAGTGAAGCATGGGAAATTGCCGAAGCCTCAAGGTGCTGCCTTGTGCTTAAGGAAGATTTACTGCCACGCAGCGGCAGTATGGCTGCTTATGCGGCTGATGTCGGATTGGATCCACTGGAGTGGATGCTTTATGGCGGTGAGGATTATGTGCTATTAGGCACAATGGAAGCCGCTGATGTGCAGGCAGCCCGGGAAGCATTCCGCGCTGAAGGCTTGCCGTTTTATATGGTTGGCGAGGTGAGGCAGGGTGCTCCTTCCGTGGAGCTGGAGCTGTCATTGCCGGCCAAAGCAACGAATGTAGGCGGAGCCGCTGCCAAACGTATGCCGCTTGCCAAGCGAGGCTATAATCATTTTAAGATATGA
- a CDS encoding YitT family protein produces MGVQHHTLSKLDIIRRILFITIGATLVSVALEIFLVPNHIIDGGIVGISIIVSHFTGLPLGLFLFVLNLPFLLLGYKQIGKTFALSTLYGVSVMSLGTFLLHPVQAITSEYVLAAIFGGVILGAGVGLVIRFGGSLDGTEIVAILSNKRLPFSVGEVVMFFNLFILCSAGFVFGWDRAMYSLFSYFIAFKMIDITIEGFQESKAVWIISEGWQEIGAAIMSRLGRGVTYLHGEGGFTGGQKRIIFCVITRLEEAKMKSIVQELDPSAFLAVGNIHDVKGGRFKKRDIH; encoded by the coding sequence ATGGGTGTGCAGCATCATACTTTATCCAAGCTGGATATTATTCGCAGAATTCTATTTATTACAATTGGGGCTACCCTAGTATCTGTAGCTTTAGAGATTTTTCTAGTACCGAACCACATTATCGACGGCGGTATCGTAGGCATTTCTATTATCGTATCCCATTTTACGGGGCTGCCGCTTGGTTTGTTTTTGTTTGTATTGAATCTTCCTTTTCTGCTGCTAGGGTACAAGCAAATCGGGAAGACCTTTGCTTTATCGACGTTATATGGCGTCAGCGTTATGTCGCTGGGTACGTTTTTACTGCATCCGGTGCAGGCCATTACGAGCGAATATGTGCTGGCCGCTATTTTCGGCGGTGTCATATTGGGAGCGGGGGTCGGACTCGTGATCCGTTTTGGCGGCTCGCTGGATGGGACGGAAATTGTTGCGATATTGAGCAATAAGCGGTTGCCGTTTTCAGTAGGCGAGGTCGTCATGTTTTTTAATCTTTTTATATTGTGCAGCGCCGGTTTTGTATTCGGTTGGGATCGGGCCATGTATTCCCTATTTTCTTACTTCATAGCGTTCAAGATGATCGACATTACGATTGAAGGCTTTCAGGAATCGAAAGCCGTTTGGATTATTAGCGAGGGCTGGCAGGAAATTGGGGCAGCTATTATGAGCCGTCTCGGCCGCGGCGTCACATATTTGCATGGCGAGGGCGGCTTTACGGGCGGGCAAAAACGGATTATTTTTTGCGTAATCACCCGGCTGGAGGAAGCAAAGATGAAATCCATCGTGCAGGAGCTTGATCCGTCTGCATTTCTGGCCGTCGGCAACATTCACGATGTAAAGGGCGGACGCTTTAAGAAGCGTGATATTCATTAG
- a CDS encoding HD-GYP domain-containing protein, which yields MRKVQIGMVQPGDRLAKTIFQDNGSVLLGAGVEMNDRFISRLENLGYDSVFIEDKDTEDIIPEDTIRDETRKKAAEAVSATMNAFKEPALKGRTIAPDIGRTFRSVFGSIMQDLASRPNVAVNLTSIHSADAYLFQHSVNVAVLAGVIGIAKGFNRNQLEDLGIGALLFDIGMTKLPQPLLATKGPLSAADREMMQSHAMEGFDILRKYHDISLVSAHCALQHHERYDGSGYPRGLKHDDIHMFAQIVGLADVYDALTSPRPYRKRYTPTEAIEFLFAAGNTYFDFELIKLFCRHISIYPVATTLLLSTGQIAVVTANNELALHRPRVRIIREADGSHTANPIEIELKDDMYLTIVKEL from the coding sequence ATGAGAAAAGTTCAGATTGGCATGGTACAGCCGGGGGACAGGCTTGCCAAAACTATTTTTCAAGATAACGGCAGCGTGCTGCTCGGCGCAGGCGTGGAAATGAATGACCGTTTTATTAGCAGGCTTGAAAATTTGGGCTATGATTCTGTGTTTATCGAAGATAAGGACACGGAAGATATTATACCGGAGGACACCATACGCGACGAGACGCGCAAAAAAGCGGCAGAGGCTGTTTCTGCAACGATGAATGCATTCAAGGAGCCCGCTCTAAAGGGGCGGACGATTGCGCCGGATATTGGCCGGACATTCCGCTCGGTTTTCGGGTCCATTATGCAGGATCTTGCGAGCAGGCCGAATGTAGCGGTCAATTTGACGAGCATTCATTCGGCGGATGCCTATTTGTTTCAGCATTCGGTCAATGTGGCAGTGCTTGCCGGCGTTATTGGCATTGCGAAGGGCTTTAATCGCAATCAATTAGAGGATTTGGGAATTGGCGCGCTGCTGTTTGATATCGGTATGACGAAGCTGCCGCAGCCGTTGCTGGCGACTAAAGGGCCGCTATCCGCAGCAGACCGCGAAATGATGCAGAGCCACGCCATGGAGGGCTTCGATATTTTGCGGAAATATCATGACATTTCCCTTGTTTCGGCACACTGCGCCTTGCAGCATCATGAGCGTTATGACGGCTCGGGTTATCCGCGCGGACTTAAGCATGATGATATTCATATGTTCGCTCAAATAGTCGGACTTGCCGATGTATATGATGCACTGACTTCACCGCGCCCTTATCGCAAAAGATATACACCAACGGAAGCCATCGAATTTCTATTCGCGGCTGGCAATACATACTTTGATTTTGAGCTGATTAAGCTCTTTTGCCGCCATATTTCCATTTATCCGGTGGCGACGACGCTGCTGCTCAGTACGGGACAGATTGCCGTCGTGACAGCGAACAATGAGCTGGCTCTGCATCGTCCGCGCGTACGCATTATTCGTGAAGCCGACGGCTCGCATACGGCTAATCCTATTGAAATTGAGCTCAAGGACGACATGTATTTGACGATTGTCAAAGAGCTATAG
- a CDS encoding SAM-dependent methyltransferase → MTEQWQQDICRLTETGGLLQGTLSQLRRKDGDAAPKIIIRPVQLKNGLHYQFEAHYANKVIHNNWLPEDAGAKLVELLGEQYRQALLKTQEADIQLLLSKKGKPTLLRKPPTATAASTEQQHNRQKQRVIAEGQAAPFMVELGIMTPEGKVHAKKQDKFRQINRFLEMVSDVLPQLPQDKPLTIIDFGCGKSYLTFALYYLLAVEQKRDIRIIGLDLKADVITFCSELAHKLGYDKLTFMVGDIADYEGVSEADMVVTLHACDTATDAALAKAVGWGAAVIMSVPCCQHELFKQVSSDALAPILSQGLLKERFAAIATDAARGTLLEVLGYKVQMLEFVDPEHTPKNLLIRAVRGESGTQAKKWEQYEQFRNFLQLAPSLEKLLAGRLPAN, encoded by the coding sequence ATGACAGAACAGTGGCAGCAGGATATTTGCCGCCTGACAGAAACGGGCGGACTTTTGCAGGGAACGCTGAGCCAGCTTCGCCGCAAGGATGGAGATGCAGCGCCCAAAATCATCATACGTCCCGTACAATTGAAAAATGGCCTTCATTATCAATTTGAAGCCCATTATGCGAATAAGGTTATACATAACAATTGGCTTCCTGAGGATGCGGGAGCGAAGCTGGTCGAGCTGCTTGGCGAGCAATATCGGCAAGCGCTGCTCAAAACGCAAGAAGCAGACATACAGCTGCTCCTTAGTAAAAAAGGCAAGCCGACCTTGCTCAGAAAGCCGCCCACTGCTACTGCAGCCAGCACGGAGCAGCAGCACAACCGTCAGAAGCAGCGCGTGATTGCGGAAGGGCAGGCAGCTCCATTTATGGTGGAGCTGGGCATTATGACGCCGGAGGGCAAGGTTCATGCGAAGAAGCAGGATAAGTTCCGGCAAATTAACCGCTTCCTGGAAATGGTTTCCGATGTGCTGCCTCAGCTACCGCAGGACAAGCCGCTCACCATAATTGATTTTGGCTGTGGAAAATCGTATTTGACGTTTGCTCTTTACTACCTGCTGGCGGTAGAGCAGAAACGGGATATCCGCATTATCGGCCTCGATTTGAAGGCGGATGTCATCACTTTTTGTTCGGAGCTTGCACATAAGCTCGGTTATGATAAACTGACATTTATGGTAGGAGATATTGCCGATTATGAAGGTGTGAGCGAAGCGGATATGGTTGTGACGCTTCATGCTTGTGACACGGCTACCGATGCAGCGCTTGCCAAGGCTGTCGGCTGGGGAGCAGCGGTTATTATGTCCGTGCCATGCTGCCAGCATGAGTTATTTAAGCAAGTGAGCAGCGACGCACTTGCCCCCATATTATCGCAAGGACTGCTGAAAGAACGGTTTGCTGCAATTGCAACCGATGCGGCCCGCGGCACGCTGCTTGAGGTGCTGGGTTATAAGGTTCAAATGCTGGAGTTTGTTGATCCAGAGCATACGCCCAAAAATCTGCTTATTCGAGCGGTTCGCGGCGAGTCAGGCACACAGGCGAAAAAATGGGAGCAATATGAGCAGTTTCGTAATTTTCTGCAATTAGCACCTAGTCTTGAGAAGCTGCTTGCCGGACGTTTGCCCGCAAACTAG
- a CDS encoding DUF6483 family protein, whose translation MFQRDYFMRMIEQMTEAVGQVMQLRRELKQADALVVIDELLDRRFGLSGKLIRTLSDEDLLAVMTKNGVVETDNIQAIAILFKQEAELYEDLGKEAESFTHHLKALHLFMRLSLIDAPPTLANSSDEAAILLGKLSPYELSSRTKRLVAQWHEAEGAFALAENIWYELLEDGAASKDEVAAFYMRLLPFQEDKLAAGGLPIEEIRTGLSSLEMEQ comes from the coding sequence ATGTTTCAACGAGATTATTTTATGCGTATGATTGAGCAGATGACGGAAGCGGTCGGACAAGTAATGCAGCTGAGGCGAGAGCTGAAGCAGGCGGACGCGCTTGTCGTTATCGACGAGCTGCTGGATCGCAGGTTTGGGCTAAGCGGCAAGCTGATCCGTACGTTGTCAGACGAGGATTTGCTTGCAGTTATGACGAAAAATGGCGTTGTAGAAACGGACAATATTCAGGCCATTGCGATTTTGTTCAAGCAGGAGGCGGAGCTGTATGAGGATTTGGGCAAAGAAGCGGAAAGCTTCACGCACCATTTAAAGGCTCTGCATTTGTTTATGCGGCTTTCACTCATTGACGCGCCGCCGACGCTTGCCAATTCGAGCGATGAGGCGGCGATTTTGCTCGGCAAGCTGTCGCCATACGAGCTTTCTTCTCGAACGAAGCGCTTGGTTGCGCAGTGGCATGAAGCGGAGGGCGCTTTTGCACTGGCCGAAAATATTTGGTATGAGCTGCTAGAGGATGGCGCAGCGAGCAAGGACGAGGTCGCCGCGTTTTATATGCGGCTGCTTCCGTTTCAGGAGGACAAGCTCGCTGCTGGAGGCTTGCCGATTGAGGAAATCAGAACAGGGCTTAGCAGCCTGGAGATGGAGCAATAG
- a CDS encoding alpha/beta hydrolase, protein MANGVSLANQKLMLEDGTELCFYDSEALKWQAGAAGSDPDTDTDTDTGSSSSVLVLLHGYCGSSAYWEEVAPMLTQQSRLIIPDLRGHGLSSASDDLEAAMEVYADDLYAILVHLGLDKICLLGHSLGGYIALSFAERHSDRLTAFGLVHSTALADSEAAKDNRDNTINLIKQGKLKQVIDGMSQKLFAPDNLVKLPDKVARVKAIGYQTGGAGAIAAAAGMKARPDRTSLLREAKLPVLLLAGEEDQIVPPERTLLWDGPSITQVLLKDAGHMSMVEQPEACAKAIRSFIASL, encoded by the coding sequence TTGGCTAATGGAGTTTCTCTGGCGAATCAAAAGCTAATGCTTGAGGATGGTACCGAGCTTTGCTTTTACGACTCAGAAGCGTTAAAATGGCAAGCTGGAGCAGCAGGCTCAGATCCAGATACAGATACAGATACAGATACAGGAAGTTCTTCTTCCGTACTTGTATTGCTGCACGGCTATTGCGGCAGCTCGGCTTATTGGGAAGAAGTTGCACCGATGCTGACGCAGCAATCACGCTTGATAATTCCTGACCTGCGCGGTCATGGCCTATCTTCGGCCTCTGACGATCTTGAAGCTGCTATGGAAGTGTATGCAGATGATCTTTACGCTATTCTTGTACATCTTGGCTTAGATAAAATATGCCTGCTAGGCCATTCGCTTGGCGGCTACATCGCACTATCTTTTGCAGAGCGGCATTCGGATCGGTTGACGGCATTTGGACTCGTACATTCTACAGCACTCGCGGACAGTGAGGCGGCTAAGGACAATCGGGACAATACGATAAATTTAATTAAACAGGGCAAGCTTAAGCAGGTCATTGACGGCATGTCCCAAAAGCTGTTTGCTCCGGATAATTTGGTCAAGCTGCCAGACAAGGTGGCGCGTGTGAAGGCGATTGGCTATCAGACGGGTGGAGCAGGAGCGATCGCTGCAGCGGCCGGAATGAAAGCAAGGCCCGATCGGACGAGTCTTTTGCGTGAAGCAAAGCTTCCTGTGCTGCTGCTTGCCGGAGAAGAGGATCAAATCGTTCCACCGGAGCGGACGCTGTTATGGGACGGCCCCTCCATTACGCAGGTGCTGCTTAAAGATGCCGGCCACATGAGCATGGTGGAGCAGCCCGAAGCATGCGCAAAGGCAATCCGCAGCTTTATTGCTTCACTATAA
- the yyaC gene encoding spore protease YyaC, with product MKQANRFNLELAEFLAPIASLYPNRSEVSFVCIGTDRSTGDCFGPLVGTLLQEQGWEHVIGTMEKPCDAYAVEQAVLMAENHAVVIAIDACLGKPQSVGSFLAMAGSLQPGAATGRRLPPVGHYSIAGVVNALSHKPYITLQTTSLYHVMRMAEQLAAAIAGAWPGSKRVLNWTEEERVYFG from the coding sequence ATGAAGCAGGCAAATCGTTTCAATCTCGAATTAGCTGAATTTCTGGCTCCGATTGCCAGCCTGTACCCGAATAGAAGCGAGGTTTCCTTCGTATGTATTGGTACAGACCGTTCAACAGGCGATTGCTTCGGGCCTCTCGTTGGCACGCTGCTGCAAGAGCAGGGCTGGGAGCATGTTATTGGCACAATGGAGAAGCCCTGTGATGCCTATGCCGTAGAACAGGCGGTTCTCATGGCTGAAAATCATGCAGTCGTCATTGCGATTGATGCTTGCCTGGGCAAGCCGCAATCGGTTGGAAGCTTTCTGGCGATGGCGGGCTCGCTCCAGCCGGGAGCAGCAACGGGCCGAAGATTGCCTCCTGTTGGACATTACAGCATTGCAGGTGTTGTGAATGCATTAAGCCACAAGCCTTACATAACGCTTCAGACGACATCGCTGTATCACGTCATGCGAATGGCAGAGCAATTAGCAGCAGCGATAGCTGGGGCATGGCCAGGAAGCAAACGCGTATTAAACTGGACAGAAGAGGAGCGTGTTTATTTTGGCTAA
- a CDS encoding DUF1128 domain-containing protein, which yields MLDLEQQTPQNIEFMIDAIKAKLKMASAAAMQATHFNITQYEDIKDLYEVVAGKEKFSISEVEALVTELGKLRNK from the coding sequence ATGCTTGATCTTGAACAGCAAACGCCGCAAAATATTGAATTTATGATTGATGCCATCAAAGCAAAATTAAAGATGGCTTCGGCTGCCGCTATGCAGGCTACCCATTTCAACATTACGCAATACGAAGACATTAAGGATTTGTATGAGGTTGTTGCAGGCAAAGAAAAATTCAGTATCAGTGAAGTAGAGGCCCTTGTAACAGAGCTAGGCAAGCTAAGGAACAAGTAA
- a CDS encoding UDP-glucose--hexose-1-phosphate uridylyltransferase: protein MTDSQTAAANAGKALINIERLIGFAEHQGLLHKLDIHAARNALLDLFGFTEPYEGAIAEEQLDSAVTILEELLDYGHSIGLIEENITTYRDLLDARIMGLLMPRPSETVAAFNRTAEAEGISKATDAFYKLNIDSNYIRMDRIRKNKYWLYDTDYGNLEITINLSKPEKDPKEIALLKTLPQSKYPQCLLCAENVGYAGRADHPARQNLRVLPLTLQAEQWYFQYSPYVYYNEHSIVFKGAHEPMAISHSSFARLLDFVEQYPHYFIGSNADLPIVGGSILSHDHFQAGRHTFPMEAAGVEASFVNPKLPGVKYGIVSWPMSVVRVNGASKADVHKAACSLLDAWREYSDADADVLAFTAGAADAAQIPHNTITPIARLRDNGEYEVDLVLRNNRTSDEHPDGIFHPHQHLHHIKKENIGLIEVMGLAVLPGRLATELGQIAAYLTGEATIDASLQESTHPLHKHAEWIRELAARYGTSCSESEAKAYVEAQTGAKFLDVLKDAGVYKRNDAGKASFQKFLFSIGLQTE from the coding sequence ATGACAGACAGCCAGACAGCCGCCGCTAATGCGGGGAAGGCGCTTATAAATATTGAACGACTGATTGGTTTTGCTGAGCATCAGGGCTTGCTTCACAAGCTGGACATTCATGCTGCCCGCAATGCGCTGCTTGATTTGTTCGGCTTTACGGAGCCATATGAAGGCGCAATAGCTGAGGAGCAGCTGGATAGCGCAGTAACGATATTGGAGGAACTGCTCGATTATGGCCACAGCATTGGCCTGATTGAGGAAAATATTACGACCTATCGCGATTTGCTGGATGCTCGCATTATGGGCTTGCTCATGCCGCGTCCCTCGGAAACAGTAGCTGCTTTCAATCGCACAGCAGAAGCAGAGGGCATCTCCAAGGCAACGGATGCGTTCTACAAGCTGAATATTGACTCCAACTACATCCGTATGGATCGCATACGCAAAAATAAATACTGGCTGTACGATACGGATTATGGCAATCTGGAGATTACAATCAACCTGTCCAAGCCAGAGAAGGACCCTAAGGAAATTGCGCTGCTCAAGACGCTGCCGCAATCCAAATATCCACAGTGCCTGCTCTGTGCTGAAAATGTTGGCTACGCCGGACGCGCCGATCATCCTGCGCGGCAAAATCTGCGCGTGCTGCCGTTGACCTTGCAGGCTGAGCAATGGTATTTTCAATATTCGCCTTATGTGTATTACAACGAGCACAGCATCGTATTCAAAGGCGCACATGAGCCGATGGCGATTTCGCATTCCTCGTTTGCGAGATTGCTTGATTTTGTCGAGCAGTATCCGCATTATTTTATTGGCTCCAATGCGGATTTGCCGATAGTGGGCGGTTCTATTCTAAGCCATGACCACTTCCAAGCCGGACGTCATACGTTCCCGATGGAGGCGGCAGGAGTGGAAGCAAGCTTCGTTAATCCGAAGCTGCCGGGCGTCAAATACGGCATCGTAAGCTGGCCAATGTCCGTCGTGCGGGTCAATGGCGCTTCGAAGGCTGATGTGCATAAGGCAGCCTGCAGCCTGCTTGATGCTTGGCGCGAATACAGCGACGCGGATGCGGACGTTCTCGCATTTACCGCTGGGGCTGCGGATGCGGCACAGATTCCGCATAATACGATTACACCGATCGCGAGACTACGTGACAACGGCGAGTATGAGGTCGATCTCGTGCTTCGCAACAATCGGACAAGCGACGAGCATCCCGATGGGATTTTTCATCCCCATCAGCACCTGCATCATATCAAAAAAGAAAATATCGGCCTGATTGAAGTGATGGGTCTTGCTGTGCTGCCAGGCAGACTGGCAACAGAGCTCGGTCAAATTGCCGCCTACTTGACGGGAGAGGCGACTATTGATGCTTCCCTGCAGGAAAGCACTCATCCGCTTCACAAGCATGCAGAGTGGATTAGAGAGCTGGCAGCGCGTTATGGAACGTCCTGCTCGGAGAGCGAAGCTAAGGCGTATGTAGAGGCGCAGACGGGCGCGAAGTTCCTTGATGTACTGAAGGATGCGGGTGTGTACAAACGCAACGATGCCGGAAAAGCAAGCTTCCAAAAGTTCCTGTTTTCCATAGGTTTGCAAACTGAATAA